The Chloroflexota bacterium nucleotide sequence ATAAGCTGCCAGAGCATCAAAGAGAGTTGTCAATTCGAACTTCTTGCCCTGACAGCTTACAAGCTTGGTCGGTCTACTACTACAACTTTGTACTACATTGTGTGCATTTTCGGGAAAAGCAGTTGCCCCTGGTAGCTTTATGGCGTCCCTGGAGGGATTCGAACCCACGACCCGCTGCTTAGAAGGCAGCCGCTCTGTCCACTGAGCTACAGGGACCCAGTCTGAGTGTAGCACAGGAGAAATTAACTGGCAAGAGCGGTTATGCTGCCTACTGCTGTGCTTCCTTCTGTGTGCCTTTATCTTCTTTCTTGTCTACCTTGCTTTCCGTGCTGGCGCTTTCAGATCTACCTTTTCTATTGTCGGTGGAATAAAACCCCGGTCCTTTGAAGATTACAGGTACTGGAGAGAAAAGCCGCTTTGCCCCGTTCTGGCATTTGGGGCAAGCAACCATTGATTCATCAGAGAAACTCTGTTTCAATTCAAATTTCAAGTTACACTTTGGGCAATGGTACTGATAAATTGGCATAGCCAAACCTCCTAATCAGCGGAGAGGGTAGAGCTAATCAACTGTATTTGGTTTTCGATAAACAAATTAGCAGTCTCATTTTCCAATTGCTAATTTTATAATAAAGCTTGATATTTGGTCAAATCATATGCTGTTCATGGAGCTGAGATAAGCTTGTATATATTGGCTGAAGGTTGGTGCAGTTGATTTTAGAGCTATGATATACTATTGCCAATAGGGTAGGGGAAATCACTTTCCCGATAAGGTCTAATCTCTCCGTGGGCTCGTAGCTCAGTGGCAGAGCGGCCGGCTCATAACCGGTTGGTCGCAGGTTCGAACCCTGCCGAGCCCACCATTTTGGGAAAGGAGAAGAAGTCAAGCGGGTTTTGGTGGCAGCCGAATAATTTAAGTTGTGACAGTTTGCCGCAAACCGAACGATATATGGTTTTAGCTTATCAGTAGCGTTCGATAGCTGGCTATCCGACAATGAGAGCGATTATAAGGTTTGGATTTTATGGTATTTGCGATCTGGCCTGTCATTACGAAACATCAACCAGAGGAGATAGGCGGTCGATTGTCTTTTCTACGAAGTGTTCATCGTCGATTGAAATTTCAATGGCTCCCTGAGGGCAGGCATCAACACAGCGGCCACAACCTCGACACGTATCACTTCTGACAGCATGATTGTTGACCAGACGTATGGCATCAATAAAGCACACGCCTTGAGTACAAGTCCCGCAGCCTGTGCACCGCCCGTTAACTGTAACTGCAACGCCGGGCATTCCCGTTGTCTTGGCACCAATTTGAGGGGCAATATGAGGCAGTATCCGCCAGAGGCAACAGCAGGGGCAGCAGTTGCAGATGGTGAGAAGTTTGTTACCTGGACCAATGCCGAGCCAAACTGAATCTAGCTTGTTGCGACCGATCAGATGGATCAGGCCGGCTTCACGGCAGTGCTGCACATGGTGATGTGCCTCCTCTTTTGTCACACGATGACCTAGTTTCGGATTGATACCTAATGCTGCCTCTCCAAGAAAAAGGCAACCTAAATCAATTGGGTAGTCTTTGCAGCCGGAGGCATCGCGGCAAATACAGGTATTCATGACCCAGTGATAATTAGCTTTCTCAATAAAGTGTTCCACAACCTCAGATGGCAATACCACTTGGTCAGGTGTAGCAACCGGCATATTTATTTGAATCACATGGTCTTTGGGCAGGTAAATTAAGTCGTCGCCATCAAAGAGCCAGCGGTCAATGGCTTTGCCAATAAATGGCACCTTCGTTAATTTTGCAGCGAG carries:
- a CDS encoding 4Fe-4S ferredoxin, coding for MGRPLWFVGLIKKGFSGRFLAAKLTKVPFIGKAIDRWLFDGDDLIYLPKDHVIQINMPVATPDQVVLPSEVVEHFIEKANYHWVMNTCICRDASGCKDYPIDLGCLFLGEAALGINPKLGHRVTKEEAHHHVQHCREAGLIHLIGRNKLDSVWLGIGPGNKLLTICNCCPCCCLWRILPHIAPQIGAKTTGMPGVAVTVNGRCTGCGTCTQGVCFIDAIRLVNNHAVRSDTCRGCGRCVDACPQGAIEISIDDEHFVEKTIDRLSPLVDVS